One part of the Terriglobales bacterium genome encodes these proteins:
- the lspA gene encoding signal peptidase II — MSQNHVMRKWHLAIAVLVVLLDRLSKWLVAKGIALHETIQIIPGFFRFTHVENSGAAFGLFAESASQWKLAALILFSVVALAVVMILLWRNSYALTSTGVGLSLILGGALGNLWDRIFDGHVVDFLEFYIGPYHWPAFNVADSAIVIGALLLMSEILFAKSAQREEKVIASQKSQVGS, encoded by the coding sequence ATGAGTCAGAACCACGTTATGCGGAAATGGCACCTGGCGATTGCGGTTTTGGTGGTACTGCTGGACCGGCTGTCGAAGTGGCTGGTCGCCAAAGGTATCGCGCTGCACGAGACGATTCAGATCATCCCCGGCTTTTTCCGTTTCACACATGTTGAAAACAGCGGCGCCGCATTCGGTCTGTTTGCCGAGTCGGCATCGCAGTGGAAGCTGGCCGCGCTGATTTTGTTTTCGGTGGTCGCGCTGGCCGTGGTGATGATTTTGCTCTGGCGGAACAGCTATGCCCTTACCAGCACGGGCGTGGGTCTGTCGCTGATCCTGGGTGGCGCGCTCGGCAATCTCTGGGACCGCATATTCGACGGCCACGTAGTAGATTTCCTGGAGTTCTACATCGGCCCTTACCACTGGCCGGCTTTCAATGTGGCCGATAGCGCCATAGTGATCGGAGCTCTCCTGTTGATGTCGGAGATCCTCTTCGCCAAATCAGCCCAGCGGGAAGAAAAAGTCATAGCAAGTCAGAAATCGCAAGTCGGAAGTTAG